GGAGGCGTTTACATCCGCTGCCCGAATCCGGAATGCCCCGCGCAATTGCGCGAACGCTTGCGCTACTTCGCAGGCCGCAACGCGATGGATATCGAAGGTCTGGGCGAAAAACTGATCGACCAACTAGTGCGCGAACGTCGCGTCAAATCGTATGGCGACTTGTTCCGGCTGGACTTGGAAACGCTCTTGAACTTGGAGCGGATGGGCGAGAAGTCGTCGCAAAATCTGATCGAGCAGATCGCCGCCAGCAAAGCGCGAGGCCTCGCACGGCTGTTGAACGCGCTTTCAATCCGGCACGTCGGCACGCGCGGCGCGACGGTGTTGGCGATGCGCTTCGGCACAATCGACCGCTTGCGCGCGGCGACGGTAGAAACGCTCAGCAACGTGGACGAAATTGGCCCGGTCATCGCGGCCAGCGTCTACGAATACCTGCATAGCCCTTACGGGGAGCACACGATCGACGACCTAGCGGCGCTCGGCGTCAGCTTAGAAGCCACGGAACAAACCGCCGGCACGTCAGAGAAGCTAGCTGGCAAAACGCTCGTCGTCACCGGCACGTTGGTCCACTACACGCGCGACGAGATCGAGCGCCTGATCGCCCAGCACGGCGGCCGGGCAGCGTCGAGCGTCTCCAAGAAAACCGGCTATCTCGTCGCCGGCGCCGAAGCCGGCAGCAAACTCGCCAAAGCCGAACAACTCGGCGTGAAGGTCATCACGGAAGACGAGTTCCGGGAACTGATCCAAGGCGAATGAGTTTTGAACCGCGGAGGCGGCTGGGAGTTTGAAGTTTTCAGTGTTCAGTTTTCAGTGGGTCGAGGAGCGCCTTCACTGAAAACTGAACACTGAAAACTTCAAACTCGCCCGCGTCTCCGCGGATCAATTGAATTACCTTCTCGGCGGCGCCGGTTTCTTCGCCGCCGGGGCGTATTCGGTCTGTTGGATCGCCGCTGGGTTTTTCGCTGAGCTCTTGGCCGTTTGCTTCGGCAGGTGCGTTTCGCCCGTTAGTTCGTTGACAATGCGGGCGTTTTCTTGGAGCCGATCGAACTCCGTGGCCATGGCGAGGCGGAGTTTCTTCTCGTAGAGATCGGCGTAGATGTCGTTCCGCACCGTGGCAAAGTCCGGCACGCTCGGTTGCGTGAGGCCTTGGTAGTAGAGAATCACGAACTGGTCGCCGACCTGGATGATCCCGGACATGGGATCGGCGTCGTTGAGCGCGAAGGCTTCCTTCTCCAACAACGGTTCGCCGCCATGCTTCTGGATCGGCGGGATTTCGCCGCGCAGCACCCGCGTCGAGGCGTCCGTCGAATACTGCTCGGCCAGGTCGCCGAAGAATTTCTCGTTGAGGTTCTTGCGCGCCTTGTCCCACACTTCCTGGGCGCGGCGTTGGTTGTCCATCACGATCGCCAGGCAGCGGACGCGCGGGCCGTAGTTCGCGTCGAAGCCTTTTTGCAGGTCCGCTTCCGTGACTTCGACCCCTTGGCCGACGAGCTTTTTGAGCATCACGCTCGGCACGACCGAATCGTTCTTGTAAACCTCGACGGGCACACTGTTGTTCTCGGTCACTTCGACCAACCAGGCGCTGATGTCCGGCCGGCCTTGCGCGTCGAGCTTGCCCATCAGCGTGGCGGCGTGCGCGATTTCCTGATCGACGTCCGCCGGCGTAATCGCAATCTTCTTCTGACGGCAGGCCTGATCGAGCAACCGGCGGCTGATCATGGCGTCGAGCATTTCCGGACCATGCCGCTTAACGCATTCGGCGGCCATGTCTCGCGTCAGGAGCTGCTGCCCATTGACGATGGCGGCCACCTCCGGCTGCGCGGCGCGCTTGTCGGGATCGTTGAAGATCAACTCGACCTGCGATTGTTCCTGCAGCTTGGCGAACACATCGTCGGCCACCAGACGCAGCTTCTTGTCGCGAATGGCTTCCACCAACACCTGTTGAATCTTGCCTTCCAGCTTTACATCGCGGGCTGGCAGGTGTTTTTCGCACTTCAGAAACACGTACTGATCGGCGACCTGGAGAATGTCGGAAATCGCGCCCGGCTGGAGGCTGAACGCGGCGGCTTCGATCTTCTTGTCGCCCAAGTGCTTGCGAATCGGCTGAATCAATCCCTTGGCGCTCGCGCTGTTCGGATCGACGGAGTGTTGCTTGGCGAGATTCGGAAAATCGTCCGGCTTGGCCAAGGCTTGCTCGCGAATCTTCTGGGCGTTCTCCAGCGAGTCGCAAGCAATCAGCCGGCATTGCACCGCCGGACCGTACTGCGTTTCGTAGGCATCGCGAACTTCCTGCGGCGTGACGTTGAGTTGTGACGTCGCCAGCTTACGCAGCGCGATCGTCGGCCAGATGATGTCTTTGGCGTACTGGTCCGGGCTGATATGCCGTTCGGTTTCGAGCAGTTCCAACCACTTATCAGTCGGCACGCCGAATCGCTCGGCCATACGATCGATCTCAGTCTTCACTTCCTGCTCCGTGACCACGACGTTGCGCTTTTTGCACTCCGACGTGATCAGGAATTTGTTGACCATGGTTTCCAGCACGTCGCTGCCGTAATGGCGGAGGCATTCGGCCGCGAGGTCCGCTTGCTTGATTTGTTCGCCATTCACGGTCGCCATGACGTCCTTTGCCGGGACGGCCACCGGAGTCTTCGCCGGAGCGGGCGTGGTCGCCGCCGGCGTGCGCGGCGCGGCGGTGACTTTCGCACGCGGCACTGGCGGCGCGGTTTGCTGCGCTTGCGCGGAATCCGGTCCCCAGCCGAAGCGGGTATAGAGCGCCAAGGCGGCGATCGCGGCCACGCCGCAGAAGATGCTGAAGCACCGTGCCCAAAAGGCAGTGCGCGAGGCGTTCGACGGCGAATCCGTTCGCGTCATGGCGGGTAGCTCCTTAAATCCGGAATCCAGGCAATCTGGTGGGTCCGCGTAGCCGCGACATCGGTCGCCGCGGGAGAAATTCGGGCGGCAATATAAGAAGGCCACGATTTAGGGTCAAGATCGGCCGCGCGGCTGCCGACGGCGTTGCGATTTGAGAATTGCCCGCGAAACACGCGAAACACACGAAAAGGAGGAGGCTGGGAGTTTGAAAATCGTTTGCCCGGCGACTTCCGGGGCGTTACGGTGTTCTGAATGGCAGGATCACGAACATGGAGCGCATGCAGATGAAACGATCACGAATGGCCTTGCCGCTATTGGGTTTCGCCTTCCTCGCAGTTGGCGCCGGATTCTATGGCGGTGAGAAAACGAAAGCGCCTGTGCCAGTAGCGAGTGTGAATGTCCAATCGTTGGGGCGGCAAATCGAAGTCGTCGGTGATTTGGGCGAGCCGTTGGAGAAGTTGCTAACATTGCGCGGCGAAATGGTTGCCGCAGACAACTTTGCACATCTTCGAAAGAGCAAAGTCGTTCCCGATCCAGGGCTTTACGTGCGCGTCCGACATGTCAATGCGCGTCAGCTTGAGGAGCCGGTTGTAATTGAGCTGAGGCACAATTGGCACCAGGGAAAAAAGCCGAAACCTGGTACGCGCCTTGAATTGATTGGCTATGCGAAGCTGGCTTACGTCGGAGATTCGCCAATAGAGAAGCAATGGGCCGGCGATCCGCGCAATCGGCATGATGTACCAGAGCCACCGGAGGTTGCGAGGCACGTATTTGAAGGGCATTACGAAGATCAATTTGTCGTCCTCCAATTCGACGAACTGCCAGCGGGCGAGTAGTCGATGGCGTCAATTTCGCTGATTCGCTAGCGCCCCTAACCGATCCAGGTTGACCGATCCGTTTTGGATTCATAGAATTCGTCGGTTGCGTGGCGAGTTTTAACTTGTCAAGCCCGGTCCGCCGGGAGTTGATTAGGGGGCGGGCAGGGCATGGACGTTCAACGCACGCCGTCGGCCGTTGTGGTGCGCACACCGGCGAAGTTGAACTTGTTTCTCGAGGTGTTGGGCCAGCGAACAGACGGTTTTCATGAGCTGGAAACGCTCATGACGCCGGTAAATCTATACGACCTCCTGTGGTTCGCCCCGGCGGATTCAGGCGACATTGAACTGACGTGTGAACGGTTTCCGAGCGTGGAGCGATCCGGCGAGGAGGCCAGCAGGTTGCCGGAGGGATCCGACAATCTCGTAGTGCGGGCGGTGCGTTTGCTAGCCGAACGGGCCGGCATACGGGCCAGCGCCCGGATGAAGCTTTGGAAGCGCATCCCGGTGGCGGCCGGTCTGGCGGGTGGTTCGAGCGACGCGGCGGCGGCTTTGGTGGCCGCCAACGCGGGCTGGCGACTCGATTGGCCGCGGGAGCAATTGCTGCCGCTGGCGGCCGAGTTGGGCAGCGACGTCCCGTTTTTTCTAGGTCGGGGTCCAGCCGTTTGCCGCGGACGCGGCGAGCGGATTGAACCTGCGAGCGGCCTGGGCATCCTGCACTTCGTGGTCGTTGCTCCGCCGGTGGGACTCAGTACCGCCGCGGTTTTTCGTGCTTGCCGCCCGGCGGAACATCCCCAACCTCTGGCTCCCCTCTTGGAAGCTCTGCGCACGGGGGATGCTGCGACTGCCGGAGAACGCCTGTTTAATCGGCTGGAACCGGCCGCCGCTGAATTAACACCTTGGATTGAACGATTGCGTCGGGAGTTCGCCGACGGCGAATTCGTCGGACATCGGATGAGCGGCAGCGGCTCGAGTTACTTCGGGCTCTGCCGCAACCTCGGACATGCTCAAAGGGCCGCGAGCAGGTTACGAGGTCGAGGAGTCGGTCAGGTGTACGCTGTGCGTACCGCCTGCTGAGTCGCCACGATTGAAGGGAGAACAGCCGTGGATGTGACAGAAGTGCGCATCAAGCTCATGGAAGAACCCGGGGAGCGGCTCCAAGCGTTTTGTTCGATCACTTTCGACAATTGCTTCGTGATCCGGGATCTCAAGATCATCGAAGGGACCAACGGTCCTTTCGTGGCGATGCCCAGCCGCAAGCTGACATCGCACTGCCCGACGTGCGGCTGCAAGAATCACTTGCGCGCCGGCTATTGCAACCAGTGCGGCGTGAAGCTCAAAGAAGATCGCGCCATCAAGGACGAGGAAGGCCGGGCGAAGCTCTATGCCGACATCGCCCATCCGATCAACTCGCAGTGCCGCGAGATGATTCAGGACTACGTGATCAAGGCCTTCCAGGAAGAGGTCGAACGCTCCAAGCAGCCGGGGTACGTCTCGAGCTACGACGACTTCGACGACTACGACTATGCGCCGCGGACGCAAACCCGCGAGCCGGCGCATCGACCGCCGACCAGCGCCCCGCATTTCGATCGCAAGCCCACGCACACCTCGGGGCACGGCGGCGGGCGCGGCCCGCATCGGCCAGCGGCGGCGCAGCATCATCCCCAGCCGCAACCTGTGGCGCCACCGCCAGCGCCGGCTTCACCACCGCCGCGTGGCGAGAGCAACAACGGCTTCGGGGCGGGGGTGTTTTAGTAAGTTCGCCCTGCCGCGAACGGCTTAGCTTCACCGTGAAGCGTAGGGCGGGCCGCGCGTGCGTTAAGTGATGCGACGTGATACGCGCAGCGCAATGACAATTGTCTTAAAGTTCAAATCGTAAGGCCCGCCGCACATGCAACGGCGGGCCTTACTCGTCGCATGAACCGGCCGCAATCGTTTCCCGCGGTCATTGGAATCACTCGCTGGACGTTCTGCGCGGCCCGCCCTACGGCCTCGAATGGCCATCGGCGCCTGAACCGCTTCCTACATTTCTTGCCGAC
The Planctomycetia bacterium DNA segment above includes these coding regions:
- a CDS encoding peptidylprolyl isomerase, which translates into the protein MTRTDSPSNASRTAFWARCFSIFCGVAAIAALALYTRFGWGPDSAQAQQTAPPVPRAKVTAAPRTPAATTPAPAKTPVAVPAKDVMATVNGEQIKQADLAAECLRHYGSDVLETMVNKFLITSECKKRNVVVTEQEVKTEIDRMAERFGVPTDKWLELLETERHISPDQYAKDIIWPTIALRKLATSQLNVTPQEVRDAYETQYGPAVQCRLIACDSLENAQKIREQALAKPDDFPNLAKQHSVDPNSASAKGLIQPIRKHLGDKKIEAAAFSLQPGAISDILQVADQYVFLKCEKHLPARDVKLEGKIQQVLVEAIRDKKLRLVADDVFAKLQEQSQVELIFNDPDKRAAQPEVAAIVNGQQLLTRDMAAECVKRHGPEMLDAMISRRLLDQACRQKKIAITPADVDQEIAHAATLMGKLDAQGRPDISAWLVEVTENNSVPVEVYKNDSVVPSVMLKKLVGQGVEVTEADLQKGFDANYGPRVRCLAIVMDNQRRAQEVWDKARKNLNEKFFGDLAEQYSTDASTRVLRGEIPPIQKHGGEPLLEKEAFALNDADPMSGIIQVGDQFVILYYQGLTQPSVPDFATVRNDIYADLYEKKLRLAMATEFDRLQENARIVNELTGETHLPKQTAKSSAKNPAAIQQTEYAPAAKKPAPPRR
- a CDS encoding 4-(cytidine 5'-diphospho)-2-C-methyl-D-erythritol kinase; protein product: MDVQRTPSAVVVRTPAKLNLFLEVLGQRTDGFHELETLMTPVNLYDLLWFAPADSGDIELTCERFPSVERSGEEASRLPEGSDNLVVRAVRLLAERAGIRASARMKLWKRIPVAAGLAGGSSDAAAALVAANAGWRLDWPREQLLPLAAELGSDVPFFLGRGPAVCRGRGERIEPASGLGILHFVVVAPPVGLSTAAVFRACRPAEHPQPLAPLLEALRTGDAATAGERLFNRLEPAAAELTPWIERLRREFADGEFVGHRMSGSGSSYFGLCRNLGHAQRAASRLRGRGVGQVYAVRTAC
- a CDS encoding SpoVG family protein yields the protein MDVTEVRIKLMEEPGERLQAFCSITFDNCFVIRDLKIIEGTNGPFVAMPSRKLTSHCPTCGCKNHLRAGYCNQCGVKLKEDRAIKDEEGRAKLYADIAHPINSQCREMIQDYVIKAFQEEVERSKQPGYVSSYDDFDDYDYAPRTQTREPAHRPPTSAPHFDRKPTHTSGHGGGRGPHRPAAAQHHPQPQPVAPPPAPASPPPRGESNNGFGAGVF